One segment of Purpureocillium takamizusanense chromosome 7, complete sequence DNA contains the following:
- the TRM1 gene encoding Methylamine--glutamate N-methyltransferase (EggNog:ENOG503NUG5~COG:J~BUSCO:EOG09261H5E) has product MWPAFPIRRLTRSNSSLGPALVRRIRVSIPPPSNSTGALRFSTETPMADATPDGGLVERGGKQYRPIKEGRATILVPHDPKSKKTVTEEQQVFYNPIQQYNRDLSTLAIKVYGEWTLEKRLKKLQAKHTEKQGKGKKRKRGDEEPVQETETETKDPSGAEATEAPKLPKPTFKILDALSASGLRAMRYAHELPFITSVTANDLSESAAKSIQVNIDYNGLQDIVTVTNQDALALMYRAIADDLSKRDRNGNPGKAHKFDVIDLDPYGTAAPFFDAAIQSVRDDGGLLCITCTDSAVWAGHSYCEKTYALYGGIPLKGMHTHEAALRLILHAVASSGSKYGLSIEPMLSLSIDFYTKVFVKVTRSPQKVKFLGANTMLVYSCDQGCGSWETQPVLRSKPAPNKKADGFFFKHGMALGPTADRFCRYCGFKMHLAGPMYAGHIHNQEFIQRILDEIPKAPTDVYKTLPRLEGMLRTAQEEYLPGPGPQEGVDRTEAALATPDHTPFFVIPGKVSSIISSTTPNDDMFRGALLHLGYQVGRSHCRPGAIKTDAPWSTIWWIMTEWIRQKSPVKTSKYKPSMAAWKILHDAGIVGHESASPSKDEGGDGDDQKMEGVEAQPTRPEAEETAEQRNGKSAPGAGEVSRSEDQEKPLPSEDELRKTLVFDDALARLGRTKGGQRYVRYQMNPSAHWGPMTRAKGN; this is encoded by the coding sequence ATGTGGCCGGCATTCCCTATCCGCCGCCTGACTCGCAGCAACTCAAGCCTCGGACCGGCCCTGGTCCGCCGAATCCGCGTCTCCATACCTCCTCCGAGCAACTCAACCGGTGCCTTGCGATTCTCGACTGAGACACCCATGGCCGATGCAACGcccgatggcggcctcgtcgagcgagggGGCAAGCAGTACAGGCCCATAAAAGAAGGAAGAGCGACAATTCTGGTGCCCCATGACCCTAAATCGAAGAAGACCGtcaccgaggagcagcaaGTCTTCTACAATCCCATCCAACAGTACAACCGCGACCTGTCGACTCTTGCGATCAAGGTCTATGGAGAGTGGACCTTGGAGAAGCGCCTAAAGAAGTTGCAAGCAAAGCATACGGAGAAACAGGGCAAAGGAAAGAAGAGGAAACGTGGCGATGAAGAGCCTGTTCAGGAGACTGAGACCGAGACTAAGGACCCGTCCGGAGCAGAAGCTACAGAAGCGCCTAAATTGCCTAAGCCAACCTTCAAGATTCTCGACGCTCTTTCGGCCTCGGGCCTCCGTGCCATGCGATATGCTCACGAACTGCCGTTCATAACGTCAGTCACGGCAAACGATCTCTCAGAGTCGGCTGCCAAGTCGATACAAGTCAACATCGACTACAACGGCCTGCAAGACATCGTCACCGTGACAAACCAGGATGCTCTCGCTCTCATGTATCGCGCGATTGCCGATGACCTGTCGAAGCGTGATCGAAACGGGAACCCTGGCAAGGCGCACAAGTTCGACGTCATCGACTTGGATCCCTACGGGACGGCGGCACCCTTTTTCGACGCCGCGATCCAGTCtgtgcgcgacgacggcgggcttCTGTGCATCACCTGCACGGACAGTGCCGTCTGGGCTGGGCACAGCTACTGCGAGAAGACGTATGCGCTTTACGGGGGCATTCCTCTCAAGGGGATGCACACCCACGAGGCGGCGTTGCGTTTAATCCTCCACGCTGTAGCCTCTTCCGGCTCCAAATATGGTCTGAGCATTGAGCCAATGCTTTCGTTGTCCATCGACTTCTACACCAAAGTCTTCGTCAAAGTCACTCGGTCGCCGCAAAAGGTCAAGTTTTTGGGCGCCAACACCATGCTGGTGTACAGCTGCGACCAGGGCTGCGGCTCATGGGAAACCCAGCCCGTTCTTCGGAGCAAACCGGCGCCGAATAAGAAGGCAGACGGGTTCTTCTTCAAACACGGCATGGCTTTGGGTCCGACGGCTGACCGCTTCTGCCGCTATTGCGGTTTCAAGATGCACCTGGCCGGGCCCATGTACGCGGGCCACATCCACAACCAAGAATTCATCCagcgcatcctcgacgagatACCCAAAGCACCCACAGACGTATACAAGACCCTGCCGCGGCTCGAGGGCATGCTACGCACCGCGCAGGAGGAATACCTACCGGGCCCGGGACCGCAAGAAGGTGTCGACCGCAccgaggccgcgctcgccacgCCCGACCATACGCCATTCTTCGTCATTCCGGGCAAAGTATCTAGCATCATTTCTAGCACCACAcccaacgacgacatgtTCCGTGGAGCCCTCCTGCACTTGGGATATCAGGTTGGACGGAGTCACTGCCGCCCCGGTGCCATCAAGACGGACGCGCCGTGGTCGACGATATGGTGGATCATGACGGAGTGGATCAGGCAAAAGTCACCGGTCAAGACGTCGAAATACAAGCCATCGATGGCGGCATGGAAAATTCTGCACGATGCTGGGATCGTTGGACACGAGTCCGCTTCCCCAAGCAAGGATGAAgggggagacggcgacgatcaGAAGATGGAGGGCGTTGAGGCGCAACCTACGAGGCCGGAAGCAGAAGAAACGGCTGAGCAGCGCAACGGAAAGAGCGCACCTGGAGCTGGCGAGGTGTCCAGGTCAGAGGACCAGGAGAAGCCGCTGCCAAGTGAGGATGAACTGCGCAAGACGCTCGTGTTTGATGATGCGCTGGCAAGGCTGGGCCGCACCAAGGGAGGGCAGCGCTATGTGCGCTATCAGATGAATCCGTCGGCGCACTGGGGGCCTATGACGAGAGCCAAGGGCAATTAA